In Actinoplanes sp. NBC_00393, a single genomic region encodes these proteins:
- a CDS encoding glycoside hydrolase family 18 protein, whose translation MRVRSAFLLLALLAALPACGSEPRPDPGPAPRVVAGYFTEWGVYGRNYRVKNLETSGAARRLTHVKYAFGKVDGGRCTVGDDWAAHQKPVAAADSMDGVADQATDPLRGNFGQLRKLKAKYPQLKLLWSFGGWTGSAGFATAAKDPAGFAASCRALLDDARWAGLFDGIDIDWEYPNACGLACDASGPGALTGVLAALRAEFGPKALISTAVPGDVGKLRATDYAGAARHVDWLGAMTYDYFGATTTGREFRTAPHSALNAYPGIPRATATTEATVTELLNLGVPAEKVLMGVGFYGRGWTGVTAAEPGATATGPAPGRYGKGIEDYHVLVDRCPPTGTIGGTAYARCGGQWWSYDTPATIAAKVAFARSRSLGGLFAWELSGDTAGAELLTALSS comes from the coding sequence CCTGCTCCTTGCTCTCCTGGCGGCTCTCCCCGCCTGCGGCTCCGAACCGCGTCCCGATCCGGGCCCGGCGCCACGGGTGGTGGCCGGCTACTTCACCGAGTGGGGTGTCTACGGCCGCAACTACCGGGTGAAGAATCTCGAGACCAGCGGCGCGGCCCGTCGCCTCACCCATGTGAAGTACGCGTTCGGCAAGGTCGACGGCGGCCGGTGCACGGTCGGCGACGACTGGGCCGCCCATCAGAAGCCGGTCGCCGCGGCCGACAGCATGGACGGTGTGGCCGATCAGGCGACCGATCCGCTGCGCGGCAACTTCGGCCAGCTCCGCAAGCTCAAGGCGAAGTATCCGCAGCTCAAGCTGCTCTGGTCGTTCGGTGGCTGGACCGGTTCGGCCGGGTTCGCCACGGCCGCGAAGGATCCGGCCGGGTTCGCCGCGTCGTGCCGGGCGCTGCTCGATGACGCCCGCTGGGCCGGGCTCTTCGACGGCATCGACATCGACTGGGAGTACCCGAACGCCTGCGGATTGGCCTGCGACGCCAGCGGGCCGGGCGCGCTGACCGGGGTCCTGGCCGCGCTGCGCGCGGAGTTCGGCCCGAAGGCGCTGATCAGCACGGCGGTGCCGGGTGACGTGGGCAAGCTGCGGGCCACCGACTACGCCGGTGCGGCCCGGCACGTGGATTGGCTCGGAGCTATGACGTACGACTACTTCGGCGCCACCACGACCGGAAGAGAGTTCCGTACGGCTCCGCACTCGGCGCTGAACGCGTACCCCGGGATCCCGCGGGCAACCGCGACCACCGAGGCGACCGTCACCGAGCTGCTGAACCTCGGGGTGCCGGCGGAGAAGGTGCTGATGGGTGTCGGCTTCTACGGCCGCGGCTGGACCGGGGTGACCGCCGCTGAGCCCGGCGCCACCGCCACCGGCCCGGCGCCGGGCCGGTACGGCAAGGGGATCGAGGACTACCACGTGCTGGTGGACCGGTGCCCGCCGACCGGGACGATCGGCGGGACGGCGTACGCGCGATGCGGCGGGCAGTGGTGGTCGTACGACACCCCCGCGACGATCGCCGCCAAGGTGGCCTTCGCCCGCAGCCGTTCGCTGGGCGGCCTGTTCGCCTGGGAGCTCTCCGGCGACACCGCGGGCGCCGAGCTGCTGACCGCGCTGAGCTCCTAG
- a CDS encoding TMEM165/GDT1 family protein translates to MEAFLAALAISFAVIFVAELGDKSQLMAMTFATRFKTLPVLIGITVATAVVHLVSVGIGYGLGATIPTGWISLIAGIAFLGFGAWTLRGDSLTDEEKGKAERSTGSAIWAVGGAFFLAELGDKTMLATITLATQHGWFGVWIGSTIGMVAADALAILVGRYLGRHLPEKVIKYGAAALFAIFGIWLIAEGVIEVR, encoded by the coding sequence GTGGAAGCTTTCCTGGCCGCACTGGCCATCAGTTTCGCGGTCATCTTCGTGGCCGAGCTGGGCGACAAGTCGCAGCTCATGGCCATGACCTTCGCCACCCGATTCAAGACCCTGCCGGTGCTGATCGGCATCACCGTGGCCACCGCGGTGGTCCACCTGGTGTCGGTCGGCATCGGCTACGGCCTCGGCGCCACCATTCCCACCGGCTGGATCTCCCTGATCGCCGGTATCGCCTTCCTCGGGTTCGGCGCCTGGACGCTGCGTGGCGACAGCCTCACCGACGAGGAGAAGGGCAAGGCCGAGCGGTCCACCGGCTCGGCGATCTGGGCCGTGGGCGGCGCGTTCTTCCTGGCCGAGCTGGGTGACAAGACCATGCTGGCGACCATCACGCTGGCCACCCAGCACGGCTGGTTCGGCGTCTGGATCGGCTCGACGATCGGTATGGTGGCCGCCGACGCGCTCGCCATCCTGGTCGGCCGCTACCTGGGCCGGCACCTGCCGGAGAAGGTGATCAAATACGGCGCCGCGGCACTCTTCGCTATCTTCGGCATCTGGCTGATCGCCGAAGGCGTGATCGAGGTTCGGTAA
- a CDS encoding alpha/beta hydrolase, producing MRRFWAATAVALCAVGAGVTAAQAETQSGERKTQPAAIAWGPCTDATLKAQGAECGTVSVPMDHRAPTGAKIQLAVSRIKHTVPAGQYQGVMLVNPGGPGGPGLALATLGTHVPKDAGAAYDWIGFDPRGVGASKPKLSCDSDYQGYNRPAYVPSSASIENAWHTKTRAYAAACARAGGNLLNHLRTEDSVRDIDSIRQALGTDKISFYGFSYGTYLAQVFATRYPNRVHRMVLDGVVDPTRVWYRSNLDQDLAFDRSIKVYFAWLAKHNAVYRLGSSARAVEQLYYRQLRELAAKPAGGVIGPAEFTDIFLQPGYYIFGWEATARAFSAWVHKKDAQPLKKLFDENHPQSPGSDNGYAIYLGVQCTDAPWPTSWRKWVKDNWRVHHKAPFETWGNAWYNAPCRHWAGRSGKPTAVDGRKVPPVLLISETLDAATPYSGSLEVRRRFPLAALIEGLGGTTHAGSLFGNACVDDSIADYLASGKLPKRVKANRSDKQCKPIAQPTPVSAEPAPAGKRAGSPSDRLRLQRLIVGR from the coding sequence ATGAGAAGATTCTGGGCGGCTACCGCGGTAGCGCTCTGTGCGGTCGGCGCCGGAGTCACGGCGGCACAGGCCGAAACGCAGAGTGGCGAGCGCAAAACCCAGCCGGCGGCGATCGCGTGGGGCCCCTGCACGGATGCGACGCTGAAGGCGCAGGGCGCGGAGTGCGGCACCGTGAGCGTGCCGATGGATCACCGCGCGCCGACCGGCGCCAAGATCCAGCTCGCCGTGTCGCGGATCAAGCACACCGTGCCGGCCGGTCAGTACCAGGGCGTCATGCTGGTCAACCCGGGTGGCCCGGGTGGGCCCGGCCTGGCCCTGGCCACGCTCGGAACGCACGTGCCGAAGGACGCCGGGGCGGCGTACGACTGGATCGGCTTCGACCCGCGCGGTGTGGGCGCCAGCAAGCCGAAGTTGTCCTGTGACAGCGACTACCAGGGCTACAACCGGCCCGCGTACGTGCCGAGCAGCGCGTCGATCGAGAACGCCTGGCACACCAAGACCCGTGCGTACGCGGCCGCCTGTGCCCGGGCCGGCGGGAACCTGCTGAACCACCTGCGCACCGAGGACTCGGTGCGCGACATCGACAGCATCCGGCAGGCCCTCGGCACCGACAAGATCAGCTTCTACGGCTTCTCGTACGGCACCTACCTGGCCCAGGTCTTCGCCACCCGCTACCCGAACCGGGTGCACCGGATGGTCCTGGACGGCGTGGTCGACCCGACGCGGGTCTGGTACCGCTCCAACCTCGACCAGGACCTCGCCTTCGACCGCAGCATCAAGGTCTACTTCGCCTGGCTGGCCAAGCACAACGCCGTCTACCGCCTGGGCAGCTCCGCCCGAGCCGTGGAACAGCTCTACTACCGCCAGCTGCGCGAACTGGCCGCCAAGCCGGCCGGCGGGGTGATCGGCCCGGCCGAGTTCACCGACATCTTCCTGCAGCCCGGCTATTACATCTTCGGCTGGGAGGCGACCGCCCGGGCGTTCTCGGCATGGGTCCACAAGAAGGACGCGCAGCCGCTCAAGAAGCTCTTCGACGAGAACCACCCGCAGAGCCCGGGCTCAGACAACGGCTACGCCATCTACCTCGGGGTGCAGTGCACCGACGCGCCGTGGCCGACCAGCTGGCGCAAGTGGGTCAAGGACAACTGGCGGGTGCACCACAAGGCGCCGTTCGAGACCTGGGGCAACGCCTGGTACAACGCGCCGTGCCGGCACTGGGCCGGGCGGTCCGGGAAGCCCACCGCGGTGGACGGCCGCAAGGTGCCGCCGGTTCTGCTGATCAGCGAGACGCTGGACGCGGCCACCCCGTACTCCGGCAGCCTCGAGGTCCGTCGTCGCTTCCCGCTGGCCGCGCTGATCGAGGGTCTGGGCGGGACCACCCACGCCGGCTCGCTCTTCGGCAACGCCTGTGTCGACGACTCGATCGCCGACTACCTGGCGTCCGGCAAGCTGCCGAAGCGGGTGAAGGCGAACCGCTCCGACAAGCAGTGCAAGCCGATCGCCCAGCCCACCCCGGTCTCCGCCGAGCCGGCCCCGGCCGGGAAGCGGGCCGGTTCACCCAGCGACCGGCTCCGCCTCCAGCGCTTGATCGTCGGGCGCTGA
- a CDS encoding APC family permease, which translates to MESVDTPEDDPSSALAPGRIGAAFVAVLGLAAAVPIVTAVTLLPSALATGAGPLVPLAFVAVAVILVLFCTGYAAMARRSPSAGAAYAYVARGLGRPAGLAAGWLAVAGYQAIQFGLYVLAGVAAAPLLRSWFGITAPWWAVAAACWAFVALCGTMRLEVAAGVLALLAGAEAAVLAGLAAANVIEPYAGRVTTESITITDLGAVDRPTLGLLLAGGLLAFAGFETTGTYAEEALRPRRTTALAGCGAVVLIVLLLGGLAWSMIVAAGPGSITSRAGAGGVELIFDLADDRLAPWAVTLTRLMWFGGVVAGLLALHLPIARYLFAMGRERVLPGVLGHTGRRTGAPRAASLTQSLIAGAALAGAWAAGADPGPATARWLLIGGALSILVLFVITSLAALLHLNRVPGPESAWARFIAPVLSTVSLASLAWLALRDLPALLDLPAGYALVRAVPAALAGCLLLGLLHAAALRRVNPVAYAGIGLDGVAVVITPQSPAEPGPSPDPPLIPRQRTPGAHRPERIQVSQRSPGPE; encoded by the coding sequence ATGGAGTCCGTGGATACGCCGGAGGATGATCCATCGAGCGCGCTCGCTCCCGGCCGCATCGGCGCGGCCTTCGTCGCCGTTCTGGGTCTGGCGGCAGCCGTTCCGATCGTCACCGCCGTCACCCTTCTGCCGTCTGCGCTGGCCACCGGCGCGGGGCCGCTCGTGCCGCTGGCGTTCGTCGCGGTGGCGGTGATCCTCGTCCTCTTCTGTACCGGGTACGCGGCCATGGCCCGGCGGTCCCCGAGTGCCGGTGCGGCGTACGCCTATGTCGCTCGCGGCCTCGGCCGTCCAGCCGGTCTGGCGGCCGGCTGGCTCGCGGTGGCCGGCTACCAAGCGATCCAGTTCGGTCTATATGTGCTCGCCGGTGTGGCAGCCGCGCCGCTGTTGCGGAGCTGGTTCGGCATCACCGCGCCGTGGTGGGCGGTGGCCGCCGCGTGCTGGGCCTTCGTCGCGCTCTGCGGCACCATGCGGCTGGAGGTCGCGGCCGGCGTGCTCGCCCTGCTGGCCGGCGCGGAGGCGGCCGTCCTGGCCGGGCTGGCCGCCGCCAACGTCATCGAGCCGTACGCGGGACGCGTCACCACCGAGTCGATCACGATCACCGACCTCGGCGCCGTCGACCGCCCGACGCTCGGCCTGCTGCTCGCCGGCGGTCTGCTGGCCTTCGCCGGCTTCGAGACCACCGGCACCTACGCGGAGGAGGCTCTGCGCCCGCGCCGCACCACCGCCCTGGCCGGCTGCGGCGCGGTGGTCCTGATCGTCCTGCTGCTCGGCGGGCTCGCCTGGTCGATGATCGTCGCCGCCGGGCCCGGGTCGATCACCAGCCGGGCCGGCGCGGGCGGCGTCGAGCTGATCTTCGACTTGGCTGACGACCGGCTCGCCCCGTGGGCGGTGACCCTGACCCGGTTGATGTGGTTCGGCGGGGTTGTGGCCGGGCTGCTCGCTCTGCACCTGCCGATCGCCCGCTACCTCTTTGCGATGGGACGGGAGCGGGTGCTTCCCGGCGTACTGGGACACACCGGCCGGCGTACCGGCGCTCCCCGCGCGGCCTCCCTGACCCAGTCGCTGATCGCCGGGGCGGCCCTGGCCGGCGCCTGGGCGGCCGGCGCCGATCCGGGCCCCGCCACCGCCCGCTGGCTGCTGATCGGCGGCGCGCTCAGCATCCTGGTCCTCTTCGTGATCACGTCGCTGGCCGCGCTGCTGCACCTGAATCGGGTGCCCGGCCCCGAAAGCGCCTGGGCCCGCTTCATCGCGCCCGTTCTGTCCACTGTGTCCTTGGCCAGCCTCGCCTGGCTGGCCCTGCGGGATCTGCCCGCGCTGCTCGATCTGCCGGCCGGATACGCGCTGGTCCGGGCCGTCCCGGCGGCGCTGGCCGGCTGCCTGCTGCTCGGCCTGCTGCACGCCGCCGCACTGCGCCGCGTCAACCCGGTCGCCTACGCCGGCATCGGTCTCGACGGCGTCGCGGTCGTGATCACCCCGCAGTCACCCGCCGAACCCGGGCCGTCGCCGGATCCTCCGCTGATCCCGCGGCAGCGCACACCCGGCGCCCATCGGCCGGAGCGGATCCAGGTCAGCCAAAGAAGTCCTGGACCTGAGTGA
- a CDS encoding LamG-like jellyroll fold domain-containing protein, with protein MRSCLSAALLAIVTVAAPASAPAQANGPAPDTQKTFIARYGFNGRSSSIIDESGNGHTLRVLSIQGGRVRPVAHGPGTALAFPGKCTQRICPHVVLQSGTSADLNPGTRNIAFGADVLLAPGQTSSGQNVLQKGYSKTSSQYKLQIDGVAGRPSCVLVDVRRPTIRIARSAVTTADGRWHRIRCQRAGAVLEIYVDDVLRGRTLVPAGLSVANNQPLSIGAKGAYRDNDQFNGVLDNVWVRIG; from the coding sequence ATGCGATCATGTTTGTCCGCTGCCCTTCTGGCGATCGTGACCGTTGCGGCGCCCGCGTCGGCACCGGCGCAGGCCAATGGCCCCGCGCCGGACACGCAGAAAACGTTCATCGCCCGTTACGGGTTCAACGGGCGGTCGAGTTCGATCATCGACGAGTCCGGGAACGGGCACACCCTGCGCGTCCTCTCGATCCAGGGCGGCCGGGTACGCCCGGTCGCACACGGTCCCGGAACAGCGCTCGCGTTCCCGGGCAAGTGCACCCAGCGGATCTGCCCACACGTGGTGCTGCAGAGCGGCACCTCCGCCGACCTGAACCCGGGCACCCGCAACATCGCGTTCGGCGCCGACGTGCTGCTCGCGCCCGGCCAGACCAGCTCGGGGCAGAACGTCCTGCAGAAGGGCTACTCGAAGACCAGCAGCCAGTACAAGCTGCAGATCGACGGGGTGGCCGGCCGGCCCAGCTGCGTGCTCGTGGACGTCCGCCGGCCCACCATCCGGATCGCCCGCAGCGCGGTCACCACGGCGGACGGGCGCTGGCACCGGATCCGCTGCCAGCGGGCCGGCGCCGTCCTGGAGATCTACGTCGACGACGTGCTGCGCGGCCGGACCCTGGTGCCGGCCGGTCTGTCGGTGGCGAACAACCAGCCGCTGAGCATCGGGGCGAAGGGCGCCTACCGCGACAACGACCAGTTCAACGGCGTCCTCGACAACGTCTGGGTGCGGATCGGCTAG
- a CDS encoding tetratricopeptide repeat protein, translated as MSQDRPVEMARVQLLRGEPGAAAELLGPVLAAEPDDVTALVLMTHAQLALKRPELAEETARRAVRHAPEWPDALSALSRVLTAQERHDEAIATAREAVLRQPDNPYRHNRLAWALLEDGRLPVEAEHAAREAVRLGPDEADFRITYAMVMKQLNLLDRARQALRDALQLEPENAVAQHELAALDVVHHHPFALSRLARGASGLVGALRADPKQEASRFLLDIALRQFLVYTSIILVLLAYVGWRLADGSTGAARIVAALAALAPAAYAGFFLARLDPALRRYLRDLLAHGRQRVAGVAAALAVLLLLFAVVAPAGWLTVLLGSATAAGFAVRLLTAPAEEPGETGRGLSTYALWLVAGVFIALATGLAATEAADTQWRPAAVGAALTGAAICLFVVFRRRRAGR; from the coding sequence GTGTCGCAAGACCGGCCCGTCGAGATGGCCCGGGTCCAGTTGCTCCGGGGAGAGCCGGGCGCTGCCGCGGAGCTGCTCGGGCCGGTGCTCGCGGCAGAACCGGACGACGTCACCGCACTGGTCCTGATGACCCACGCCCAGCTCGCCCTGAAACGGCCCGAGCTCGCCGAGGAGACCGCCCGCCGGGCCGTGCGGCATGCTCCCGAGTGGCCGGACGCGCTCTCCGCGCTGAGCCGGGTGCTCACCGCGCAGGAACGGCACGACGAGGCGATCGCCACCGCCCGGGAGGCGGTGTTGCGTCAGCCGGACAACCCGTACCGGCACAACCGGCTGGCGTGGGCGCTGCTGGAGGACGGCCGGCTTCCGGTCGAGGCGGAGCACGCGGCCCGCGAGGCGGTCCGGCTCGGCCCGGACGAGGCCGACTTCCGGATCACGTACGCCATGGTGATGAAGCAGCTCAACCTGCTGGACCGGGCGCGGCAGGCGCTGCGCGACGCGCTGCAGCTGGAACCGGAGAACGCGGTCGCCCAGCACGAACTCGCCGCCCTGGACGTGGTGCACCACCACCCGTTCGCGCTGAGCCGGCTGGCCCGGGGCGCGTCCGGGCTGGTCGGGGCACTGCGGGCGGACCCGAAGCAGGAGGCCAGCCGGTTCCTGCTGGACATCGCGCTGCGCCAGTTCCTGGTCTACACGTCGATCATTCTGGTGCTTCTGGCGTACGTCGGATGGCGTCTCGCGGACGGGTCGACCGGCGCCGCACGCATCGTGGCCGCGCTGGCGGCGCTCGCTCCGGCCGCGTACGCCGGCTTCTTCCTGGCCCGGCTGGACCCCGCACTCCGCCGCTACCTGCGTGATCTGCTGGCCCACGGCCGGCAGCGGGTGGCCGGCGTCGCGGCCGCCCTCGCCGTCCTCCTGCTGCTGTTCGCCGTGGTGGCCCCGGCCGGCTGGCTGACCGTGCTGCTCGGCTCGGCCACCGCGGCGGGCTTCGCGGTGCGGCTGCTCACCGCGCCGGCCGAGGAGCCGGGGGAGACCGGACGCGGGCTCTCCACCTACGCGCTGTGGCTGGTCGCGGGCGTCTTCATCGCGCTGGCCACCGGCCTGGCCGCCACCGAGGCGGCCGATACGCAATGGCGCCCGGCCGCGGTGGGGGCCGCCCTGACCGGCGCCGCGATCTGCCTCTTCGTGGTCTTCCGCCGTCGCCGCGCGGGCCGCTGA
- a CDS encoding tetratricopeptide repeat protein — protein sequence MTSIPALLSSGPMTDPAQPTRFAAPTGVPAASNTDPTDLAVARAAALFEHLQPDKAAELLGPALAANPSSAAGWILMARVRLALDQVEPALEAATRAIDLAPDDPRPPAIASRALTLLNRHDEAMSMAYRAVIVEPKNPLWHDRVAWALLAADRQLADAEQAARTAIGLDPNEAHYYFTHGAALAALGHVDQARQALQTSLRLEPGNPVAKHRLDVLNGDAVPVVEKKKRGWKLFGRKGDQT from the coding sequence GTGACCTCCATCCCCGCGCTCCTCTCCAGCGGCCCGATGACCGACCCGGCCCAGCCCACCCGGTTTGCGGCACCCACCGGTGTCCCGGCAGCCTCCAACACCGACCCCACCGACCTGGCTGTCGCCCGCGCCGCGGCCCTCTTCGAGCACCTCCAGCCCGACAAGGCCGCCGAGCTCCTGGGCCCGGCGCTCGCCGCGAACCCCTCCTCGGCGGCCGGCTGGATCCTGATGGCCCGGGTCCGGCTGGCGCTGGACCAGGTCGAGCCGGCCCTCGAGGCGGCGACCCGGGCGATCGACCTGGCACCCGACGACCCGCGGCCACCGGCCATCGCCAGCCGGGCGCTGACCCTGCTGAACCGGCACGACGAGGCGATGAGCATGGCCTACCGCGCGGTCATCGTGGAGCCGAAGAACCCGCTCTGGCACGACCGGGTGGCCTGGGCGCTGCTCGCCGCGGACCGGCAGCTTGCGGACGCCGAGCAGGCCGCGCGTACCGCGATCGGGCTGGACCCGAACGAGGCTCACTACTACTTCACGCACGGCGCCGCGCTGGCCGCCCTCGGCCACGTCGATCAGGCCCGGCAGGCGTTGCAGACGTCGCTGCGCCTGGAGCCGGGCAACCCGGTGGCCAAGCACCGGCTGGACGTCCTGAACGGGGACGCCGTGCCGGTCGTGGAGAAGAAGAAGCGCGGCTGGAAGCTTTTCGGTCGCAAGGGGGACCAAACCTAA